The following proteins are co-located in the Vigna angularis cultivar LongXiaoDou No.4 chromosome 2, ASM1680809v1, whole genome shotgun sequence genome:
- the LOC108328963 gene encoding DNA-directed RNA polymerase III subunit RPC6 isoform X3 produces the protein MSILQGKRKRQDLASALSASMTNEERVIYNIIRGKKEMGIWQGDIKRETNIPDSILKKSIKLLISKTLIKEVVNIQNKSKKVLMAMEFEPSKEITGGEWYTEGRLDTQLIDALSDVCLKLISRKKIATRDAILEWTRTLGSEVFPGGVTPGQVEQILKVLVMENKLQEVNSTGFGDFSSVPAGEVCFRLAKKVGFLWSSTGNIPFGCFVLWLEMPNPPLGGGVSEIVHRDPKPETSCSTKDG, from the exons ATGAGTATCTTGCAAGGGAAACGCAAGCGCCAAGACCTGGCTTCTGCACTCTCTGCGTCAATGACCAACGAGGAGCGGGTGATTTACAATATCATTCGCGGGAAGAAGGAGATGGGGATATGGCAAGGGGACATCAAAAGAGAAACCAACATCCCTGACAGCATTTTGAAGAAATCCATCAAGTTGCTAATCTCCAAGACTCTTATCAAGGAAGTTGTGAACATCCAAAACAAGTCCAAGAAGGTGTTGATGGCCATGGAATTCGAGCCCTCTAAGGAGATCACTGGTGGAGAGTGGTATACCGAAGGCAGGCTCGACACACAGCTCATTGATGCTCTGTCTGATGTCTGCTTGAAGCTTATTTCCCGGAAAAAGATCGCTACCCGCGATGCAATCCTCGAGTGGACTAGAACCTTAGGAAGTGAGGTTTTTCCTGGGGGAGTCACTCCAGGACAGGTGGaacaaattttgaaagttttggTTATGGAAAATAAGTTACAAGAGGTGAACAGCACTGGCTTTGGGGATTTTTCATCTGTGCCTGCTGGTGAAGTTTGTTTTAGGCTGGCGAAAAAG GTGGGTTTCCTCTGGAGTTCAACTGGAAATATCCCATTTGGATGTTTTGTATTATGGCTTGAGATGCCTAATCCTCCGCTGGGAGGGGGTGTGTCAGAGATTGTACACCGA gACCCCAAACCTGAAACGAGTTGTTCTACCAAAGACGGGTGA
- the LOC108328963 gene encoding DNA-directed RNA polymerase III subunit RPC6 isoform X2 — MSILQGKRKRQDLASALSASMTNEERVIYNIIRGKKEMGIWQGDIKRETNIPDSILKKSIKLLISKTLIKEVVNIQNKSKKVLMAMEFEPSKEITGGEWYTEGRLDTQLIDALSDVCLKLISRKKIATRDAILEWTRTLGSEVFPGGVTPGQVEQILKVLVMENKLQEVNSTGFGDFSSVPAGEVCFRLAKKVGFLWSSTGNIPFGCFVLWLEMPNPPLGGGVSEIVHRENVNKWRIWNQLLEMSRK, encoded by the exons ATGAGTATCTTGCAAGGGAAACGCAAGCGCCAAGACCTGGCTTCTGCACTCTCTGCGTCAATGACCAACGAGGAGCGGGTGATTTACAATATCATTCGCGGGAAGAAGGAGATGGGGATATGGCAAGGGGACATCAAAAGAGAAACCAACATCCCTGACAGCATTTTGAAGAAATCCATCAAGTTGCTAATCTCCAAGACTCTTATCAAGGAAGTTGTGAACATCCAAAACAAGTCCAAGAAGGTGTTGATGGCCATGGAATTCGAGCCCTCTAAGGAGATCACTGGTGGAGAGTGGTATACCGAAGGCAGGCTCGACACACAGCTCATTGATGCTCTGTCTGATGTCTGCTTGAAGCTTATTTCCCGGAAAAAGATCGCTACCCGCGATGCAATCCTCGAGTGGACTAGAACCTTAGGAAGTGAGGTTTTTCCTGGGGGAGTCACTCCAGGACAGGTGGaacaaattttgaaagttttggTTATGGAAAATAAGTTACAAGAGGTGAACAGCACTGGCTTTGGGGATTTTTCATCTGTGCCTGCTGGTGAAGTTTGTTTTAGGCTGGCGAAAAAG GTGGGTTTCCTCTGGAGTTCAACTGGAAATATCCCATTTGGATGTTTTGTATTATGGCTTGAGATGCCTAATCCTCCGCTGGGAGGGGGTGTGTCAGAGATTGTACACCGA GAAAACGTGAACAAATGGAGAATATGGAATCAACTGTTAGAAATGAGCAGAAAGTGA
- the LOC108328963 gene encoding DNA-directed RNA polymerase III subunit RPC6 isoform X5: MSILQGKRKRQDLASALSASMTNEERVIYNIIRGKKEMGIWQGDIKRETNIPDSILKKSIKLLISKTLIKEVVNIQNKSKKVLMAMEFEPSKEITGGEWYTEGRLDTQLIDALSDVCLKLISRKKIATRDAILEWTRTLGSEVFPGGVTPGQVEQILKVLVMENKLQEVNSTGFGDFSSVPAGEVCFRLAKKVGFLWSSTGNIPFGCFVLWLEMPNPPLGGGVSEIVHRVRI; this comes from the exons ATGAGTATCTTGCAAGGGAAACGCAAGCGCCAAGACCTGGCTTCTGCACTCTCTGCGTCAATGACCAACGAGGAGCGGGTGATTTACAATATCATTCGCGGGAAGAAGGAGATGGGGATATGGCAAGGGGACATCAAAAGAGAAACCAACATCCCTGACAGCATTTTGAAGAAATCCATCAAGTTGCTAATCTCCAAGACTCTTATCAAGGAAGTTGTGAACATCCAAAACAAGTCCAAGAAGGTGTTGATGGCCATGGAATTCGAGCCCTCTAAGGAGATCACTGGTGGAGAGTGGTATACCGAAGGCAGGCTCGACACACAGCTCATTGATGCTCTGTCTGATGTCTGCTTGAAGCTTATTTCCCGGAAAAAGATCGCTACCCGCGATGCAATCCTCGAGTGGACTAGAACCTTAGGAAGTGAGGTTTTTCCTGGGGGAGTCACTCCAGGACAGGTGGaacaaattttgaaagttttggTTATGGAAAATAAGTTACAAGAGGTGAACAGCACTGGCTTTGGGGATTTTTCATCTGTGCCTGCTGGTGAAGTTTGTTTTAGGCTGGCGAAAAAG GTGGGTTTCCTCTGGAGTTCAACTGGAAATATCCCATTTGGATGTTTTGTATTATGGCTTGAGATGCCTAATCCTCCGCTGGGAGGGGGTGTGTCAGAGATTGTACACCGAGTAAGAATATGA
- the LOC108328963 gene encoding DNA-directed RNA polymerase III subunit RPC6 isoform X4 has translation MSILQGKRKRQDLASALSASMTNEERVIYNIIRGKKEMGIWQGDIKRETNIPDSILKKSIKLLISKTLIKEVVNIQNKSKKVLMAMEFEPSKEITGGEWYTEGRLDTQLIDALSDVCLKLISRKKIATRDAILEWTRTLGSEVFPGGVTPGQVEQILKVLVMENKLQEVNSTGFGDFSSVPAGEVCFRLAKKVGFLWSSTGNIPFGCFVLWLEMPNPPLGGGVSEIVHRSLILVSLAK, from the exons ATGAGTATCTTGCAAGGGAAACGCAAGCGCCAAGACCTGGCTTCTGCACTCTCTGCGTCAATGACCAACGAGGAGCGGGTGATTTACAATATCATTCGCGGGAAGAAGGAGATGGGGATATGGCAAGGGGACATCAAAAGAGAAACCAACATCCCTGACAGCATTTTGAAGAAATCCATCAAGTTGCTAATCTCCAAGACTCTTATCAAGGAAGTTGTGAACATCCAAAACAAGTCCAAGAAGGTGTTGATGGCCATGGAATTCGAGCCCTCTAAGGAGATCACTGGTGGAGAGTGGTATACCGAAGGCAGGCTCGACACACAGCTCATTGATGCTCTGTCTGATGTCTGCTTGAAGCTTATTTCCCGGAAAAAGATCGCTACCCGCGATGCAATCCTCGAGTGGACTAGAACCTTAGGAAGTGAGGTTTTTCCTGGGGGAGTCACTCCAGGACAGGTGGaacaaattttgaaagttttggTTATGGAAAATAAGTTACAAGAGGTGAACAGCACTGGCTTTGGGGATTTTTCATCTGTGCCTGCTGGTGAAGTTTGTTTTAGGCTGGCGAAAAAG GTGGGTTTCCTCTGGAGTTCAACTGGAAATATCCCATTTGGATGTTTTGTATTATGGCTTGAGATGCCTAATCCTCCGCTGGGAGGGGGTGTGTCAGAGATTGTACACCGA TCTCTGATTTTGGTATCCTTAGCCAAGTAA
- the LOC108327256 gene encoding uncharacterized protein LOC108327256 has protein sequence MILAIGKHCNNITELKFSDGNFEEKHALAMTKYTPKLKILSIRHIIMSWKALLCVLNFLEDLEKVNICNSLILETAYPLTFVEMSELKDLLPTSSMEKLIYCETGTCLRCMNGRDIIRSRNGPYEDIWGEDEIASLAHLP, from the coding sequence ATGATCCTAGCTATTGGAAAACACTGCAACAACATCACCGAGCTGAAATTTTCTGATGGCAACTTTGAAGAAAAGCATGCTTTGGCCATGACTAAATACACCCCGAAGTTGAAGATATTGAGCATTCGGCATATAATAATGAGCTGGAAGGCATTGTTGTGTGTGCTGAATTTCTTGGAAGATTTGGAGAAGGTGAACATATGCAACAGTTTGATTCTGGAGACAGCATATCCTCTAACATTTGTAGAGATGAGTGAGCTAAAGGACCTTTTGCCAACATCGAGTATGgaaaagcttatatattgtgaAACAGGAACGTGCTTGAGGTGCATGAATGGTAGAGACATTATTCGAAGCAGAAATGGACCCTATGAAGATATATGGGGAGAGGATGAGATAGCATCTCTTGCACATTTGCCTTAA
- the LOC108328963 gene encoding DNA-directed RNA polymerase III subunit RPC6 isoform X1 → MSILQGKRKRQDLASALSASMTNEERVIYNIIRGKKEMGIWQGDIKRETNIPDSILKKSIKLLISKTLIKEVVNIQNKSKKVLMAMEFEPSKEITGGEWYTEGRLDTQLIDALSDVCLKLISRKKIATRDAILEWTRTLGSEVFPGGVTPGQVEQILKVLVMENKLQEVNSTGFGDFSSVPAGEVCFRLAKKVGFLWSSTGNIPFGCFVLWLEMPNPPLGGGVSEIVHRNFEALHLSIPKGPNHLKITRWIFLIPSSICI, encoded by the exons ATGAGTATCTTGCAAGGGAAACGCAAGCGCCAAGACCTGGCTTCTGCACTCTCTGCGTCAATGACCAACGAGGAGCGGGTGATTTACAATATCATTCGCGGGAAGAAGGAGATGGGGATATGGCAAGGGGACATCAAAAGAGAAACCAACATCCCTGACAGCATTTTGAAGAAATCCATCAAGTTGCTAATCTCCAAGACTCTTATCAAGGAAGTTGTGAACATCCAAAACAAGTCCAAGAAGGTGTTGATGGCCATGGAATTCGAGCCCTCTAAGGAGATCACTGGTGGAGAGTGGTATACCGAAGGCAGGCTCGACACACAGCTCATTGATGCTCTGTCTGATGTCTGCTTGAAGCTTATTTCCCGGAAAAAGATCGCTACCCGCGATGCAATCCTCGAGTGGACTAGAACCTTAGGAAGTGAGGTTTTTCCTGGGGGAGTCACTCCAGGACAGGTGGaacaaattttgaaagttttggTTATGGAAAATAAGTTACAAGAGGTGAACAGCACTGGCTTTGGGGATTTTTCATCTGTGCCTGCTGGTGAAGTTTGTTTTAGGCTGGCGAAAAAG GTGGGTTTCCTCTGGAGTTCAACTGGAAATATCCCATTTGGATGTTTTGTATTATGGCTTGAGATGCCTAATCCTCCGCTGGGAGGGGGTGTGTCAGAGATTGTACACCGA AACTTTGAGGCTCTGCATCTCTCAATACCCAAAGGCCCCAATCATCTCAAAATTACAAGATGGATTTTTCTCATTCCCTCTTCTATTTGCATATAG